The segment ACCAACTGGGAGATCGAGCGTGACGCCGGGCTGCCCGAGCCCATCGCGACGCCGATGTCGGACTCCTTCAACGCCAGCACGTCGTTGACGCCGTCCCCGGTCATCGCCACCGTGTGCCCGCGGGACTGAAGGGCACGGACCATCTCCCGCTTGCGTTCCGGGGTGACCCGTCCGAAGACCGACCCCTCGTCCACCGCGCGGGCGAGCTCGTCGGGGTCGTCGGGCAGTTCACGGGCGTCGATCGGCGCGTCCGCCCGGGGCAGTCCGAGCTCACGGGCGACGGCCCCGACCGCCGTCGGGGTGTCCCCGGAGATCACCTTCACCTCGACTCCCTGGTCCCGGAAGTAGGCGAGGGTGCTCGCGGCGTCGGAGCGGACCCGCTGTTCCAACACGACGAGTGCGACCGGAAGCACGTGGCGCGGTGGCCGGGCCGGGTCCACCCGCCCCTGGGCACGCCCCAACAGCAGCACTCGCACACCCGTACCGGCCAGCTCCTCGGCCCGCACCGCGGCGGGGTCCCGCCGATCCACCAGGGCGTCGGGCGCCCCGATCACCCAGTGGTGTTCGCCTCCCTCGGTCTGGAAGCTCGTACCGCTCCAGCGTCGCTCGGAGGAGAACATGGCGATCGCCGTCACCGGCCACGGGGGCGCCTCGGGATAGGCCTCCGCGATCGCCGCCATACTCAGGTTCGGCCGTGGATCGGCCGCGGCGAGCGCCGCGAGCGCCACCTCGGGGGCCTCCGCCTCCGATCGTCCGCCGCGAGTGTCCTCCTCGGCGAGTTCCACGACGGCGGCGACCCGCATCCCCGCCTCGGTGAGTGTGCCGGTCTTGTCCACGCACACCACGTCGACCCGGGCGAGCCCCTCGATCGCCGGCAGCTCCTGCACCAGACACCTACGCCGGGCGAGGCGAATCACCCCCACCGCCAAGGCGATGCTGATCAGCAGCACCAGCCCTTCGGGGATCATCGAGACCAGACCGGCCACCATGCCGCGCAGCGCGTTACCGATCGGCCCGGACACGATCTGGGCGTAGGACTCGCCCACCAAGTTGGCGGCGTGACCGTGACCGAACAGTTGGCTGTAGATGAGGAGCGCGCCGGTGGGGAAGAGCAGCCAGGTGATCACCCGCAGGATGCGGTTCACCCCGGTACGTAGCTCGGAGGGTGCTTGGGAGTACCGGCTCGCCTCCTCGGTGAGGCGCGCGGCATAGGAACTGCGCCCCACGCGCGTGGCGCGGAACACACCCTGGCCCGCGACCACGAAGCTGCCCGACATCACCGGGTCGCCGGGACGCTTGTGCACCGGGTCGG is part of the Spiractinospora alimapuensis genome and harbors:
- a CDS encoding HAD-IC family P-type ATPase; protein product: MTQRGRHQTDDASSLEVALTGLSAADVAERVAAGRANDLPLRSGRSLGQIIRANVFTRINAMIAVLFTIIAIIGPVQDGLFALVIVINTLIGIVQELRAKRTLDKLAIVSAARPRVVRDGHSVEVGLQDVVQDDLVDFAQGDQAVVDGEVVTSSGLEVDESLLTGESDPVHKRPGDPVMSGSFVVAGQGVFRATRVGRSSYAARLTEEASRYSQAPSELRTGVNRILRVITWLLFPTGALLIYSQLFGHGHAANLVGESYAQIVSGPIGNALRGMVAGLVSMIPEGLVLLISIALAVGVIRLARRRCLVQELPAIEGLARVDVVCVDKTGTLTEAGMRVAAVVELAEEDTRGGRSEAEAPEVALAALAAADPRPNLSMAAIAEAYPEAPPWPVTAIAMFSSERRWSGTSFQTEGGEHHWVIGAPDALVDRRDPAAVRAEELAGTGVRVLLLGRAQGRVDPARPPRHVLPVALVVLEQRVRSDAASTLAYFRDQGVEVKVISGDTPTAVGAVARELGLPRADAPIDARELPDDPDELARAVDEGSVFGRVTPERKREMVRALQSRGHTVAMTGDGVNDVLALKESDIGVAMGSGSPASRSISQLVLLDNRFATLPRVVAEGRRVVGNIERVANLFLTKTIYSITMVSVVSALSLVYPFFPRHATLINAVTFGIPSFFLALAPNIERARPGFVRRTLRLAVPSGVIAGAMTMVTYLLVLDNAGAPDVGDRTAALITLCVVTMWVLLVVTKPYVWWKVALVGGMAAALTGVMLVPFAREFFALDVSDPAKVSLALTVGAVGALLVTVVRVVDDRFLDSGRGADTEVPPKVTRGQTGG